A region from the Polaribacter sp. Hel1_33_78 genome encodes:
- a CDS encoding dihydrofolate reductase gives MKIKHIIYTFLLAALLISCKSENNQKTVKAETEFNHFVEQFADIKVLRYQIPGFEELTLKEKKLVYYLTQAGLAGRDIMWDQNYRYNLSIRKALESVNQNYKGDRESENFKFFKTYLKRVWFSNGIHHHYSNDKIKPEFTKEYFVSELLKNSNSELSADIIEVLFNDADTKKVNKKSGNDNVLSSAINFYAPDITDKDVVDFYKTAYKGPKGMPVEAGLNSKLVRENGKLLEKVWKSGGMYGAAIDNIIIWLEKAKGVAENDKQANALSLLIDYYKTGSLDTWDKYCIAWVTSIEGNIDWINGFIEVYNDPKGYRGSYETVVQIKDFDMSRKMKVLSDNAQWFEDNAPLDPTHKKENVVGVSYKTVNVASEAGDASPSTPIGVNLPNNNWIRQQHGSKSVSLGNIIGAYNNAGGTGRLKEFAHDDEEIRLEEKYGQISDKLHTALHEVVGHASGQINDGVGQPKETLQNYASTMEEGRADLVGLYYLMDPKLQELGLTDNYKELGMAAYDGYIRNGLMTQLIRINLGDEIEEDHMVNRQWVSAWAFEQGEKENVIEKIVKENNKTYFNITNYEKLREIFGKLLRETQRIKSEGDFEAAKKLVEGYGVKVDQQIHKEVIKRNEQFTSAPYSGFVNPVLATKLDENESILDIVVTQPKTFEEQMLFYSKNYNFLGTEN, from the coding sequence ATGAAAATAAAACATATAATTTACACGTTTTTACTAGCTGCCTTATTGATTTCTTGTAAATCAGAAAATAACCAGAAAACTGTAAAAGCGGAAACTGAATTTAATCATTTTGTAGAGCAATTTGCAGATATCAAAGTATTACGTTACCAAATACCCGGTTTTGAAGAACTTACCTTAAAAGAAAAAAAACTTGTGTATTATTTAACGCAAGCAGGTTTAGCAGGTAGAGATATTATGTGGGATCAAAATTACCGCTATAATTTAAGTATTAGAAAAGCTCTAGAAAGTGTCAATCAAAACTATAAAGGAGATAGAGAAAGTGAAAATTTTAAATTCTTTAAAACATATTTAAAAAGAGTTTGGTTCTCAAACGGAATTCATCATCACTATTCTAATGATAAAATTAAGCCAGAATTTACAAAGGAATATTTTGTAAGCGAATTGTTGAAAAATTCTAATTCAGAATTATCTGCAGATATTATTGAAGTATTATTTAACGATGCAGATACGAAAAAAGTAAACAAAAAATCTGGAAATGACAACGTTTTGTCATCAGCAATAAATTTTTATGCACCAGATATTACGGATAAAGATGTTGTTGATTTCTATAAAACAGCATACAAAGGTCCTAAAGGAATGCCAGTTGAAGCAGGTTTAAACTCTAAATTAGTGAGAGAGAACGGAAAGTTACTTGAAAAAGTTTGGAAATCTGGAGGAATGTATGGAGCTGCGATTGATAATATTATTATTTGGTTAGAAAAAGCAAAAGGAGTAGCAGAAAACGATAAACAAGCAAATGCTCTAAGTTTGTTAATTGATTATTATAAAACAGGTAGTTTAGATACTTGGGATAAATATTGCATTGCTTGGGTAACATCTATTGAAGGGAATATAGATTGGATTAACGGTTTTATTGAAGTCTATAACGACCCAAAAGGTTACAGAGGTTCTTATGAAACTGTTGTTCAAATTAAAGATTTTGATATGTCCCGTAAAATGAAAGTTTTATCGGATAATGCACAGTGGTTTGAAGATAATGCCCCATTAGATCCAACTCATAAAAAAGAAAATGTAGTAGGTGTTTCTTATAAAACTGTGAATGTTGCAAGTGAAGCAGGAGATGCATCTCCAAGTACACCAATTGGCGTGAATTTGCCAAACAATAATTGGATAAGGCAACAACATGGTTCTAAATCGGTTTCTCTTGGTAACATTATAGGCGCATACAACAATGCAGGTGGCACAGGACGTTTAAAAGAATTTGCTCATGATGATGAGGAGATAAGATTAGAAGAAAAATATGGTCAAATTTCTGACAAGCTACATACAGCTTTGCATGAGGTTGTTGGGCATGCCTCTGGTCAAATAAATGATGGTGTCGGTCAACCTAAAGAAACACTTCAAAATTATGCTTCTACCATGGAAGAAGGACGTGCAGATTTAGTTGGTTTGTATTATTTAATGGATCCAAAATTACAAGAGTTAGGTTTAACCGATAATTATAAAGAGCTAGGAATGGCTGCGTATGATGGATACATCAGAAATGGTTTAATGACACAGTTAATAAGAATTAATTTAGGTGATGAAATCGAAGAAGATCATATGGTGAATCGCCAATGGGTCTCTGCTTGGGCGTTTGAACAAGGTGAAAAAGAAAATGTGATAGAAAAAATCGTAAAAGAGAATAACAAGACTTACTTCAATATTACTAATTACGAAAAGTTAAGAGAAATTTTTGGTAAATTATTACGTGAAACTCAACGTATAAAATCTGAGGGAGATTTTGAAGCCGCTAAAAAATTAGTAGAAGGTTACGGAGTAAAAGTAGATCAGCAGATTCATAAAGAAGTAATTAAGAGAAATGAACAATTTACTTCGGCACCATATAGTGGTTTTGTAAATCCTGTTTTAGCTACAAAGTTGGATGAAAACGAATCTATTTTGGATATTGTTGTAACGCAACCAAAGACTTTTGAGGAGCAGATGTTATTCTACTCTAAAAATTATAATTTTTTAGGAACGGAGAATTAA
- a CDS encoding YbhB/YbcL family Raf kinase inhibitor-like protein yields MKKSNIILAVLIAFSSSIFSQSTFTLSSTDLGGEATITEEFNGFGCTGKNQSPQLSWKNAPEGTKSFAVTMYDPDAPTGSGWWHWVVFDIPSNTTELASGAGNMELNLTPEGVIQSITDYGMNGYGGPCPPEGHGLHQYIITVHALKTDKLGLDEKTNPAVVGYYLWNNTLAKASIVSYYKRTKK; encoded by the coding sequence ATGAAGAAATCAAATATTATTTTAGCAGTATTAATTGCCTTTTCAAGTTCAATATTCAGTCAAAGTACATTTACTTTGTCTAGTACTGATTTAGGTGGAGAAGCAACAATCACGGAAGAATTTAACGGCTTTGGCTGTACAGGAAAAAATCAATCTCCACAGTTATCTTGGAAAAATGCTCCAGAAGGAACTAAAAGTTTCGCAGTAACAATGTACGACCCAGATGCTCCTACTGGAAGTGGATGGTGGCATTGGGTAGTATTTGATATTCCGTCAAACACAACCGAATTAGCATCTGGCGCAGGAAATATGGAACTGAACTTAACACCTGAAGGTGTTATTCAAAGTATCACGGATTATGGAATGAATGGATACGGCGGACCTTGTCCTCCTGAAGGCCATGGTTTACACCAATATATCATTACAGTACATGCCTTAAAAACAGATAAACTGGGACTAGACGAAAAAACTAATCCTGCAGTAGTTGGATATTACCTTTGGAATAACACATTAGCAAAAGCAAGTATCGTCTCTTACTATAAAAGAACAAAAAAATAA
- a CDS encoding S1C family serine protease has translation MMKVLVSLFYFFITFIGIAQNLADCYESVKSSVVVINVLSVSPKTTKNKLTLVAKSLQGSGVLISEKGIIWTASHIVQAAELVKVEFLNGAIYEAEVLTNNPLADIALIKIKGNFILKDVKVAKIGNSDMLRIGEDIFILGAPYGLKQSISKGILSGRHIHKGFSDDFYNIEFLQTDAAINHGSSGGPMFNIKGEVVGITNSIYTLSGGFNGIGFAVSSNTAKKLLKEEPTIWTGMESIIITGNIAKVLNVPKESGLLILNLSSKGMANKIGLRAGTIDATIDGLEIIIGGDIILDFAGTDFSTFDFRSKIKKKLKEYDKGDVIPITILRNGKILIIEFEKE, from the coding sequence ATGATGAAAGTACTAGTCTCTCTTTTTTATTTTTTTATTACATTTATTGGTATCGCACAAAACTTGGCAGACTGCTATGAAAGCGTTAAATCTTCAGTAGTAGTTATAAATGTATTAAGTGTATCTCCAAAGACAACAAAAAACAAACTAACATTGGTCGCTAAATCTTTACAAGGATCTGGTGTTTTAATTTCTGAAAAAGGAATAATCTGGACCGCATCCCATATCGTACAAGCTGCAGAATTGGTGAAAGTAGAGTTTTTAAATGGAGCTATTTACGAAGCCGAAGTATTAACCAACAATCCTTTAGCTGACATAGCATTAATAAAGATTAAAGGAAATTTTATTTTAAAAGATGTAAAAGTAGCTAAAATTGGAAATTCTGATATGCTTAGAATAGGTGAGGATATTTTTATCCTTGGAGCACCATATGGTCTCAAACAATCTATATCAAAAGGGATATTAAGCGGAAGACATATTCATAAGGGTTTTAGTGATGATTTTTATAACATTGAATTTCTTCAAACCGATGCTGCTATAAACCATGGTAGCTCAGGTGGTCCTATGTTTAATATTAAAGGAGAAGTAGTTGGAATCACTAATAGCATTTACACTTTATCAGGTGGATTTAATGGAATAGGTTTCGCCGTATCATCCAATACAGCGAAAAAATTACTGAAGGAAGAACCTACCATTTGGACAGGTATGGAATCTATAATCATTACTGGAAATATAGCCAAGGTACTCAATGTTCCAAAAGAATCAGGATTATTGATTCTCAACTTATCTTCTAAAGGAATGGCTAATAAAATAGGCCTTCGCGCAGGTACTATAGATGCAACTATTGATGGGTTAGAGATCATAATTGGAGGGGATATTATATTAGATTTTGCAGGAACTGATTTTAGCACATTTGATTTTCGAAGTAAAATAAAGAAAAAGTTAAAAGAGTATGATAAAGGAGATGTGATTCCAATAACCATTTTAAGAAATGGTAAGATTTTAATTATTGAATTTGAGAAGGAATAA
- a CDS encoding DNA-3-methyladenine glycosylase I, protein MKSRCFWVSDSKLYQEYHDNEWGQPVYDDETLFEFLVLETFQAGLSWITILNKRENFRKAFNNFDYEKIAKYTESKYLSLLQDAGIIRNKLKIKSVIANAQLFMQVQEEFGSFSKFIWSYVEGKPIINKFHKREEVPATTELSDKISKDLKKRGFKFVGSTVIYAYMQAVGMVNDHTTECYKYPK, encoded by the coding sequence ATGAAGTCTCGATGTTTTTGGGTGTCAGATAGTAAATTATATCAAGAATATCATGATAATGAATGGGGGCAGCCTGTTTATGATGATGAAACTTTGTTCGAATTTTTAGTGTTAGAAACTTTTCAAGCAGGTTTAAGTTGGATTACCATTTTAAATAAAAGAGAAAATTTTAGAAAAGCTTTTAATAATTTCGATTATGAAAAAATAGCAAAATATACTGAAAGTAAATACTTGTCTTTATTACAAGATGCAGGTATTATCAGAAATAAATTAAAAATAAAAAGTGTCATTGCAAATGCACAATTGTTTATGCAAGTGCAAGAAGAATTTGGCTCATTTTCTAAATTTATTTGGTCTTATGTAGAAGGCAAACCTATTATTAATAAATTTCATAAAAGAGAGGAAGTTCCTGCTACTACAGAATTGTCTGATAAAATTTCTAAAGATTTAAAAAAAAGAGGTTTTAAATTTGTTGGCTCAACTGTAATATATGCATATATGCAAGCAGTTGGTATGGTAAATGATCATACAACTGAATGTTATAAATATCCAAAGTAA
- a CDS encoding SDR family NAD(P)-dependent oxidoreductase yields MKNVIVFGATSGIGKSIAKILLNEGYNVAITGRRLEKLTALKNEYPNQVLVKQNDIQNVKEVEKIFNEIVEEFETIDLVIQSSGVVHINPKFEWDKEAQSINTNVLGVTRVYTLSYNLFKKQQFGHLVGISSIASIRGNRSAPVYFASKAYQKAYLESLYIKTKSIKSKKVFITEIRPGFVATDMAVTLEDGVFWLVPLEKAVKQIYVAIKNKKRVAYISKRWQLIAWILKLAPAWILKKVL; encoded by the coding sequence ATGAAGAACGTCATCGTTTTTGGAGCAACTTCTGGTATTGGGAAATCTATAGCCAAAATTTTATTAAATGAAGGTTATAACGTAGCAATCACAGGAAGAAGATTAGAGAAGTTAACAGCATTAAAAAATGAATATCCAAATCAAGTTTTAGTAAAGCAAAATGACATTCAAAATGTAAAAGAGGTCGAAAAAATTTTCAATGAGATTGTAGAAGAATTCGAAACAATAGATTTAGTTATTCAATCTTCAGGAGTTGTTCATATAAATCCTAAGTTTGAGTGGGATAAAGAAGCGCAAAGTATAAATACCAATGTTTTAGGAGTTACAAGAGTATATACTTTAAGTTATAATCTATTTAAAAAACAACAATTTGGACACTTAGTGGGTATTTCATCGATAGCTTCTATTCGAGGAAATCGCTCTGCGCCAGTTTATTTTGCATCTAAAGCATATCAAAAAGCATATTTAGAGAGTTTGTATATCAAAACGAAGTCAATTAAATCGAAGAAGGTTTTTATCACAGAAATTAGACCAGGATTTGTAGCGACAGATATGGCTGTGACTTTAGAAGACGGTGTATTTTGGTTGGTTCCTTTAGAGAAAGCAGTAAAACAAATTTATGTCGCTATTAAAAACAAAAAAAGAGTTGCTTATATATCTAAACGATGGCAATTAATTGCTTGGATTTTAAAATTAGCGCCCGCTTGGATATTAAAAAAAGTACTCTAA
- a CDS encoding NAD(P)H-hydrate dehydratase: MKIFSTKQIKSWDTFTIERERITSLELMERASNVFVGWFIKQFPNKTTPIYIFCGNGNNGGDGFVISRLLHQESYKVNVIAQALPIKRSKDNEANLNAIHKISDLKILTVSNSDDFPSIENDSIVVDALFGTGLKSELRGFFKNLVRFLNKLNVIRVAVDIPSGLSGDASSTGVIFNANYTFSFEQPKLAFMFPENHKYVGEWFAKTIHLSEEYYFSESSDSYLLTPQVALSHYKKRKKFEHKGNFGHALLIMGSRGKIGAAVLSTFACLKSGCGLATVYTPSCGYEILQTSIPEAMVITDNNDSYISSFPKTDIYNAIGIGCGLGLATETEKAFGKLLQNSKQPLVLDADALNIIAMNPNMLTKIPKDSILTPHPKEFERLFGKTSNDFERNILQKQKAMKLKCFILLKGAHSCIATPEGICYYNSTGNSGMATAGSGDVLTGIITGLLAQGYSSKAAVCLGVYLHGLAGDLGAQELGQESLIARDIIKHFPKAFIKLIQQ, encoded by the coding sequence ATGAAAATATTCAGTACAAAACAAATAAAATCTTGGGATACGTTTACGATCGAGCGCGAACGCATTACTTCTTTAGAATTGATGGAACGTGCTTCTAATGTTTTTGTAGGTTGGTTTATCAAACAGTTTCCAAATAAAACGACTCCAATTTATATCTTTTGTGGAAATGGTAATAATGGCGGTGACGGTTTTGTAATCAGTCGACTCCTGCATCAAGAATCATACAAAGTTAATGTCATAGCGCAAGCACTGCCTATTAAAAGATCTAAGGATAATGAAGCAAATCTTAATGCCATCCATAAGATTAGTGATCTTAAAATTTTAACAGTGTCAAATAGTGACGATTTTCCATCCATTGAAAACGATTCTATTGTTGTAGATGCTCTTTTTGGAACTGGTCTCAAAAGCGAACTACGTGGTTTCTTTAAAAATTTAGTCCGTTTTTTAAATAAGTTGAATGTAATCCGAGTAGCCGTTGACATTCCTTCTGGACTCTCTGGAGATGCGTCTTCAACAGGCGTCATCTTCAATGCCAATTACACTTTCTCTTTTGAACAACCCAAATTAGCCTTTATGTTCCCTGAAAATCATAAATATGTTGGGGAATGGTTTGCAAAAACGATTCATCTTTCGGAAGAATACTATTTTAGCGAAAGTTCTGACAGCTATCTTTTAACGCCTCAAGTAGCATTATCGCATTATAAAAAAAGAAAAAAATTTGAGCATAAAGGAAATTTTGGACATGCTCTTTTAATTATGGGCAGTAGAGGGAAGATTGGTGCTGCCGTCCTTTCAACTTTTGCTTGCTTGAAATCAGGATGTGGATTAGCAACCGTTTATACACCATCTTGCGGCTATGAAATTTTACAGACGAGTATTCCCGAAGCCATGGTAATTACAGATAATAACGATTCTTATATTAGCAGTTTTCCTAAAACTGATATATATAACGCTATTGGCATTGGATGTGGACTGGGTTTGGCAACTGAAACTGAAAAGGCCTTTGGTAAATTATTGCAAAATTCAAAGCAACCATTAGTGTTGGATGCAGATGCCTTAAACATTATAGCCATGAATCCAAATATGTTAACTAAAATACCAAAAGACTCAATTTTAACACCTCATCCGAAAGAGTTCGAAAGATTGTTTGGAAAAACTTCTAATGATTTTGAAAGAAATATACTTCAAAAGCAAAAAGCTATGAAGCTAAAATGTTTTATTTTACTGAAAGGCGCACATAGCTGTATCGCTACACCAGAAGGAATATGTTATTACAATTCAACTGGAAATTCTGGAATGGCAACAGCAGGAAGCGGAGATGTGCTTACCGGAATTATTACCGGCTTATTAGCCCAAGGGTACTCATCTAAAGCTGCAGTTTGTTTGGGGGTATATTTACATGGATTGGCTGGTGATTTGGGTGCGCAAGAATTAGGACAAGAATCGCTAATAGCAAGGGATATCATAAAACATTTTCCCAAGGCTTTTATAAAATTAATTCAGCAATAG
- a CDS encoding AraC family transcriptional regulator, which yields MKTITLPDDLNLNSTLSIEVYDYESTQEISKQEIVLNKNTFSFLQEGTKEVFFDNSSYAINNSQFLLMKSGHCLMTEKLSNVQEYYKSILLFFSNEAVLKFIRKFELRPTGSNVFYSTYSFNYDSFIKRFSNSLLDISKLSKSIQKHILDAKFEEIMLYLIEFNGVDFLYSLISDGDNQNQKFIQTIESNQLNKLTIKELSFLSNMSVSTFKREFEKHFHNSPSKWFQEKRLEHAAFLLKNKSKRSSDIFEEIGYENLSNFIQAFKVKFGMTPKQYQSN from the coding sequence ATGAAGACAATTACTTTACCCGACGATTTAAATTTGAACTCTACGCTGTCTATTGAGGTTTATGATTATGAAAGTACTCAAGAAATCTCAAAACAAGAAATCGTACTCAATAAAAACACGTTTAGTTTTCTTCAAGAGGGAACAAAGGAAGTGTTTTTTGACAATTCTTCATATGCAATTAATAACTCTCAATTTCTATTGATGAAGTCAGGCCATTGCTTAATGACAGAAAAACTTTCTAATGTTCAAGAATATTATAAAAGTATTCTATTGTTCTTCTCTAATGAAGCCGTATTAAAATTTATACGGAAATTTGAGCTTCGTCCAACAGGCTCAAACGTATTCTATTCTACGTATTCATTCAATTATGACTCATTTATAAAAAGATTTTCAAATAGTCTTTTAGACATCTCTAAACTTTCTAAATCGATTCAAAAACATATTTTAGATGCTAAGTTTGAGGAAATAATGCTCTACCTCATTGAATTTAATGGGGTCGATTTTTTGTATTCCTTAATTAGTGATGGTGATAATCAAAACCAAAAATTTATCCAGACCATTGAGAGTAATCAATTAAATAAACTTACCATAAAAGAACTTTCTTTTTTATCAAATATGAGTGTGTCAACATTCAAAAGAGAGTTTGAAAAACATTTTCACAATTCACCAAGTAAATGGTTTCAAGAGAAAAGACTTGAGCATGCTGCCTTCCTTTTAAAAAATAAATCGAAGCGATCCTCAGATATTTTTGAGGAAATTGGCTATGAAAACTTATCAAATTTCATTCAAGCATTTAAAGTGAAATTTGGAATGACCCCAAAACAATATCAATCAAATTGA
- a CDS encoding 3-ketoacyl-ACP reductase, producing MKDLKSRKAIITGGGRGLGKATAIAFAKEGIDIAITGRNEAVLKETVSELETFEIQAIYTVFDVSNYEEVKRGIKSILDSLGSVDILVNNAGIAAFGTFNEMEVSEWSQIIQTNLMGMYYVTKEILPYLINQNKGDIINVSSTAGLNGNANTSAYSASKFAVIGMSESLMKEVRKNNIRVCTLTPSTIVSDMSIELGIANKGSEDSVLQPEDFAELIVAGLKLPRRAMLKSAALWSTNP from the coding sequence ATGAAAGATTTAAAAAGTAGAAAAGCAATAATTACCGGAGGTGGCAGAGGACTTGGAAAGGCGACTGCCATTGCATTTGCAAAAGAAGGAATTGACATCGCTATAACTGGCAGAAATGAAGCCGTTTTGAAAGAAACAGTTTCTGAATTAGAGACGTTTGAAATCCAGGCTATATATACTGTCTTTGATGTAAGTAATTATGAGGAAGTTAAAAGAGGTATTAAAAGTATTTTAGATTCCTTAGGCTCGGTTGATATTTTAGTCAATAACGCAGGAATTGCAGCTTTTGGGACTTTTAACGAAATGGAAGTTAGCGAATGGAGTCAAATTATTCAAACCAACCTTATGGGCATGTATTATGTAACTAAAGAAATTTTACCATACTTAATAAATCAAAATAAAGGTGATATTATTAATGTTTCATCGACAGCAGGATTAAATGGAAATGCAAACACCTCTGCGTATTCAGCATCAAAATTTGCAGTTATTGGAATGTCTGAATCCTTGATGAAAGAGGTTCGTAAAAATAATATTAGAGTTTGTACTTTAACACCAAGCACCATTGTATCGGACATGTCAATTGAACTTGGCATTGCTAATAAAGGTTCTGAAGATAGTGTTTTACAACCTGAAGATTTTGCAGAATTAATAGTTGCTGGTTTAAAACTTCCAAGAAGAGCAATGCTTAAAAGTGCCGCTTTATGGTCTACAAATCCGTAA
- a CDS encoding nucleoside triphosphate pyrophosphohydrolase family protein has protein sequence MKNKITAVTKFHTAFKLNMNNSPIAHIGEDRNLLRYKLMREENEEYLEAANNNDLVEVADALGDMLYILCGTIIEHGMQEKIEAVFNEIQRSNMSKLGEDGEPIYREDGKVLKGPNYFKPNISDILEA, from the coding sequence ATGAAAAACAAAATAACAGCAGTAACTAAATTTCATACCGCTTTTAAATTGAATATGAACAATTCACCGATTGCCCATATTGGAGAAGATAGAAACTTATTACGCTATAAGTTAATGCGTGAAGAAAATGAAGAATATTTAGAAGCTGCGAATAACAATGATTTAGTTGAAGTTGCAGATGCGCTAGGAGACATGTTGTACATTTTATGTGGAACTATAATAGAGCATGGAATGCAAGAAAAAATTGAAGCCGTTTTTAATGAAATACAAAGAAGTAATATGAGTAAATTGGGTGAAGATGGTGAACCAATTTATAGAGAAGATGGTAAAGTTTTAAAAGGACCAAATTACTTTAAACCAAATATATCGGATATTTTAGAGGCTTAG
- a CDS encoding ion channel, with protein sequence MARKTKDPGIGYSTRENAQSIMNDDGSSNVSHMNRKRNINDLYTFFVDISWFHFFLLIILSYTLFNVFFGLLYVAIGIEEITKTRGTFFADFLNGFFFSAQTLTTVGYGGIAPKGIMANLIAAFEAMIGLLSFSFITGLLYGRFSKPKASLKFSKNLIIRDFKENKALMFRLMNSRETVMIEPEITVTLSISEKDKNGEFKRNFYTLSLERNKIMYLPTIWTVVHEIDDKSPLFKYSKEEIKNLDAHLYLLINYHEESFSQKVYQIYNYHFSDLMMDVKYVPSSSFDDEGYTVLDHNKLSEVEKMDV encoded by the coding sequence ATGGCAAGAAAAACAAAAGACCCAGGTATTGGTTACAGCACTCGGGAGAATGCACAGAGTATTATGAATGATGACGGCAGTAGTAATGTAAGTCACATGAATAGAAAAAGAAATATAAACGATTTATATACCTTCTTTGTTGATATTTCTTGGTTTCATTTTTTCTTGTTAATTATCCTTTCATATACACTTTTTAATGTCTTTTTTGGATTGCTGTATGTTGCAATTGGTATTGAAGAAATAACTAAAACAAGAGGTACTTTTTTTGCAGATTTCTTAAACGGATTTTTCTTTAGTGCACAAACACTAACGACTGTTGGTTATGGTGGAATTGCACCAAAAGGAATTATGGCCAACTTAATTGCCGCTTTTGAAGCTATGATTGGTTTGTTAAGTTTTTCATTTATTACGGGGTTATTATATGGTCGTTTTTCAAAACCTAAAGCTTCTTTAAAATTCAGTAAAAACCTTATTATAAGAGATTTTAAAGAAAATAAAGCTTTAATGTTTCGATTAATGAATAGCAGAGAAACCGTAATGATTGAACCCGAAATTACGGTAACCTTATCTATTTCTGAAAAAGATAAAAATGGAGAGTTTAAACGTAATTTTTATACACTAAGTTTAGAACGAAATAAAATTATGTACTTGCCAACAATTTGGACGGTAGTGCATGAAATTGATGATAAAAGTCCGTTGTTTAAATATTCTAAAGAAGAAATTAAAAACTTAGATGCGCATTTATATTTGCTCATAAACTATCATGAAGAATCATTTTCGCAAAAAGTATATCAAATTTATAACTACCATTTTAGTGATTTAATGATGGATGTAAAATATGTTCCTTCCTCTAGTTTCGATGATGAAGGTTATACTGTTTTAGATCATAATAAATTGAGTGAAGTAGAGAAAATGGATGTTTAA
- a CDS encoding BON domain-containing protein, with translation MKTDAEIKDDVLDELAWQPNIDETQIGVIVEDGVVTLSGVVNNYSKKLAAEEAVKSVEGVKAVAEDIEVIYGINYKKTDKEIAKAVVSAFEWNSSVPEDDIAIKVQNGWVYLSGEVQWMFQKNAARNAIKNLLGVKGVSNSIKLENNIEPVEVKNRIKKAFHRMATIDSNAIILETHGHTVTLRGKVHSIKEKEEAETAAYNAPGVYNVKNELQIHYSIEYA, from the coding sequence ATGAAAACAGATGCAGAGATTAAAGACGATGTACTAGACGAATTAGCGTGGCAACCCAATATCGATGAAACTCAAATTGGAGTTATTGTTGAAGACGGTGTAGTAACCCTAAGTGGTGTGGTTAATAATTACTCCAAAAAACTAGCAGCAGAAGAAGCAGTAAAAAGTGTTGAAGGGGTAAAAGCCGTAGCTGAGGATATCGAAGTTATTTACGGAATTAATTACAAAAAAACAGATAAAGAAATTGCAAAAGCAGTTGTAAGTGCTTTTGAATGGAACTCTTCTGTTCCGGAAGATGATATCGCCATAAAGGTTCAAAATGGCTGGGTTTATTTATCGGGTGAAGTACAATGGATGTTCCAAAAAAATGCTGCAAGAAACGCTATTAAGAACTTATTGGGCGTAAAAGGTGTAAGTAATTCTATTAAATTAGAAAATAATATTGAACCCGTAGAAGTAAAAAATAGAATCAAAAAAGCATTTCATAGAATGGCAACCATTGATTCAAATGCTATTATTCTTGAAACTCATGGTCATACTGTAACATTACGTGGAAAAGTACATTCTATTAAAGAGAAAGAAGAAGCAGAAACAGCTGCATATAATGCCCCAGGAGTTTACAATGTTAAAAACGAACTTCAAATACACTATAGTATAGAATATGCATAG